A section of the Pimelobacter simplex genome encodes:
- a CDS encoding TrmH family RNA methyltransferase gives MPHGPPEVGVGPWPGAWPEGPGSEVYDEQLLREGDRRNVVDRYRYWSVEAIVADLDRRRHGFHVAIENWQHDFNIGTIVRSANAFLAAEVHIVGNRRWNRRGAMVTDRYQHVRHHPTVAELHAYLAEQGVPLLGIDNLPGSAHLETMDLPARVCFLFGQEGPGLSEAARATCDGTFSIAQFGSTRSINASAAAAIAMHAWVRQHADLSSDTAWRG, from the coding sequence ATGCCCCACGGACCCCCCGAGGTGGGCGTCGGACCGTGGCCCGGAGCCTGGCCCGAGGGCCCCGGCAGCGAGGTGTACGACGAGCAGCTGCTGCGCGAGGGCGACCGGCGCAACGTGGTCGACCGGTACCGGTACTGGAGCGTCGAGGCGATCGTCGCCGACCTCGACCGGCGCCGGCACGGCTTCCACGTGGCCATCGAGAACTGGCAGCACGACTTCAACATCGGGACCATCGTCCGCTCGGCCAACGCCTTCCTCGCCGCGGAGGTGCACATCGTGGGCAACCGCCGCTGGAACCGGCGCGGAGCCATGGTCACCGACCGCTACCAGCACGTCCGGCACCACCCGACCGTCGCCGAGCTCCACGCCTACCTGGCCGAGCAGGGCGTCCCGCTGCTCGGCATCGACAACCTGCCCGGGTCGGCCCACCTCGAGACGATGGACCTCCCCGCGCGGGTCTGCTTCCTCTTCGGGCAGGAGGGGCCGGGGCTCTCGGAGGCCGCCCGCGCGACGTGCGACGGGACCTTCTCGATCGCCCAGTTCGGCTCCACCCGCTCGATCAACGCCTCCGCCGCGGCCGCCATCGCGATGCATGCCTGGGTCCGCCAGCACGCGGACCTGAGCAGCGACACGGCCTGGCGCGGCTAG